The Xenopus tropicalis strain Nigerian chromosome 7, UCB_Xtro_10.0, whole genome shotgun sequence genome includes a region encoding these proteins:
- the szrd1 gene encoding SUZ domain-containing protein 1 isoform X1, with the protein MGRIPVASARFLRFLRACRRMPSKAEQVGAWFPVGAERKMEEDEVAESWEEAADSGEIDRRLEKKLKISQRENKSRSPPKAPVVIQDDSLPSGPPPQIRILKRPTSNGLASNPNACSRPAAPVKSLAQREAEYAEARKRILGSASPEEEQEKPVADRPARINQAEEIRQPNNVIRQPLGPDGSQGFRQRR; encoded by the exons ATGGGCCGCATACCAGTTGCGTCAGCGCGTTTCTTACGTTTCCTACGTGCGTGCCGGCGCATGCCCAGTAAAGCGGAGCAGGTCGGGGCCTGGTTTCCGGTTGGTGCTGAGCGGAAGATGGAAGAAGATGAGGTCGCGGAGAGTTGGGAAGAAGCGGCCGATAGCGGA GAAATAGACAGACGGCTGGAGAAGAAGCTAAAGATCTCTCAGAGGGAAAA CAAGTCAAGGTCGCCTCCCAAAGCCCCCGTGGTTATCCAGGACGACTCCCTTCCGTCCGGCCCTCCTCCGCAGATCAGAATCCTGAAACGGCCAACGTCCAACGGTTTGGCCAGTAACCCGAACGCCTGCAGCCGGCCCGCCGCGCCCGTCAAGTCATTGGCACAGAGAGAGGCGGAATACGCAGAAGCCAGAAAGCGCATCTTGGGCAGCGCCAGCCcagaggaggagcaggagaagcCGGTTGCGGACAG ACCCGCACGGATCAATCAGGCGGAAGAGATCCGGCAGCCGAACAATGTGATCCGGCAGCCGCTGGGCCCCGACGGTTCCCAAGGCTTCAGACAGCGCAGATAA
- the szrd1 gene encoding SUZ domain-containing protein 1 (The RefSeq protein has 1 substitution compared to this genomic sequence), giving the protein MEEDEVAESWEEAADSGEIDRRLEKKLKISQRENSKSKSPPKAPVVIQDDSLPSGPPPQIRILKRPTSNGLASNPNACSRPAAPVKSLAQREAEYAEARKRILGSASPEEEQEKPVADRPARINQAEEIRQPNNVIRQPLGPDGSQGFRQRR; this is encoded by the exons ATGGAAGAAGATGAGGTCGCGGAGAGTTGGGAAGAAGCGGCCGATAGCGGA GAAATAGACAGACGGCTGGAGAAGAAGCTAAAGATCTCTCAGAGGGAAAA CAGCAAGTCAAGGTCGCCTCCCAAAGCCCCCGTGGTTATCCAGGACGACTCCCTTCCGTCCGGCCCTCCTCCGCAGATCAGAATCCTGAAACGGCCAACGTCCAACGGTTTGGCCAGTAACCCGAACGCCTGCAGCCGGCCCGCCGCGCCCGTCAAGTCATTGGCACAGAGAGAGGCGGAATACGCAGAAGCCAGAAAGCGCATCTTGGGCAGCGCCAGCCcagaggaggagcaggagaagcCGGTTGCGGACAG ACCCGCACGGATCAATCAGGCGGAAGAGATCCGGCAGCCGAACAATGTGATCCGGCAGCCGCTGGGCCCCGACGGTTCCCAAGGCTTCAGACAGCGCAGATAA